The Brassica napus cultivar Da-Ae chromosome C7, Da-Ae, whole genome shotgun sequence genomic interval GGCAGTCCGTAAGAAGGATCTGGCCCTGGCGGGCATCGAGGGAGGTCTAGGTGAGATCCAGCTACTCAAAGGCGAAGCGGTTCCGACTCTGGACTCTGAAGAGGCCAGGCTACTGTCTCATAAGGAGGAACTGATGGCCTCCGAAGGTAACTTCTATTCGATCCTCTCTCTCCTGAAATCTGAATGCACCCTCTCGCCGTGTTTGGAAGAGACCGAAGGGCAAGGCCGTGCGGCCGAAGGAGGCGAGGGCGATGCAGTTGAGAGAGGTGACGGTGAAGTGGCTGAGGGAGGTGATGTTGATGCGGTCCCGAGCTCCGATGAGGTTGATGATGAAGGCGGTGCTCCGAGGAGTGCCTAGGGTAACGATCCTTTCGgggattttctttgttttgtttaggtCTGTTCACGAGGCCGTAATTTGTATgttccgggactggccgttcgTGGCTTCGAATCCCTGCCCTTATTAGGGTTTTTTGTAAGATGCTTGGCtcaatctataaaacttttcgGTTGTTATAAATCGAGAGAACTTCTGTTTTTCGAAGTTAGAGGGCAGGGtgtgagttgtcgtctcattccccccccccccccccccggaaTGATCACCGTATCCATCGTTTTTGAGTACGCGAGTTTACGTGGTTTTCTGCTTTATGCGAAGGCTCGTGAAAACGTACAGATTTAAGTGAAGAGACAAGTTTTGGGATCTCATATCAGGGTGTTGATATTATGCCTTTGAGATGTCAAGATCCAGCAAGGCTGGGTTttgggcaagacctaggtttactttcagACTGAGGCTATGCGATGACAAGTCGGCTTTCGTTTTGCTTGTttgcgattttaacctgattcgtaccgatatAAAGTCCGCGAATTGTtatcggcttatacgacttgtcttgatacgaatcgagctaCCTCCAAAGGCTGTTTGGAgatgctgaccaaaattttggatttcttgtatagcgcgctatggtatccttgtcggatgtaagagagcctATCCTTTCGAGGGCGGCtgatgtctgtttaggacgttagggttcgtttgttgtgatcagcaataAAGAAATGATGCCAGTTTAAAGCCATTTTACCGTTAGAGGTgtactaagtttgttttggaaATGAGAACGTCGTTTCTGTAGATGTCAAAAAAATCGTAACTTTTAGTGTGTAGCAACGTCTCGCAGAGCCGAAAGTTGACCTTTTCTTTTGTGCCGCATTTGTTTGCGGGTTTTTTTCGAAGGATGCCTCTTTTACGAGCGTTCGAGGGTTTTGTCGGATTTAGTGTGATAACTAATCGATTTTGCTTAGGCGCTTTGAGCGAGTCTTAGATTGCCACTTTTGCCGTTTGGCTAATAGCGGGATTGGCGACCGTAAGGTcgcgtttttccgcaaaaaaattcgaaaaaggtcgagtttttttttgaaagtcgtgggagtatacgagtatacataCCCACCCCCCCTTTTTAAGAtggggggatagctgaactcgctTGGCGAGCTGCTTACGTACCCTTTTTTCGGGGAtaaagccatctcgtagttcttaGTTCCCACGTTACGATTAGTGGTAGTATTTTTTAAGATGCATTGCGTTCCAGGTTCTTTGGATCTTGACGTCTTTGATGTTTGCGATTTGGTACGATCCTGGTCGGACCACCTTTATGACcttgtatggtccttcccagtttgctcccaGTTTTCCTGCGTTACGTTCGGCGGtgatttggaagactttgcgcaGAACCAGATCACCTTCCTTGAACCTGCGGTGGCGAACGTTTGAATTGTAGTATTTCGCGGTAGCGTGCTGGTAATTATGGATTCTTATGAAAGCTTGGTCTCGtcgctcgttaatgagatcgagtTCGTCCAGCAGCATCGCGTTGTTGAGATCTTCTCGTTCGGGGAGGAATCTTCTCCGCacaccgggaaattctacttccACTGGGATCATGCATTCCGTCCCGTAAATGAGGGTGAAGGGGGTTTCTCCCGTAGCCCATCTTGGGGTTGTACGATGTGACCAAAGAACTCCTTCGAGCTCATCTGCCCATCGTCCCTTTTTGGCTTCTAAGCGCTTTTTTAACCCGTCAAGGACGGTTTTGTTAATGGTCCCTGCCTGGCCGTTACATTGTGGATATCTAAGAGCTGACTTGTTCAGCCGTGTCTTCCACTTCTCGCAGAATGCTTCAAATCGGGTAGAGATGAACTGAGATCCATTGTctgttacgatttcgtaagggaCCCCGTGCCTGGTGATAATGTTTGTTGTGGTCAAaaccggtcacgacggaatcaacgCCTGTAAGTTCCCAGAAAACCaactctcgatcgatccttgaaAACTAGACATTCCCGGAAAACGGTTAATCAAGTAAGCGAGGACCGTCTCAatcgaggtcacctcgcccctGGGCGAACCGAGGAATGTCGAGAAGAGGATCAGTGTGGATGAGGTCTCGATCGTAAGCTAGGACCGTCACAACCGAGGTCACCTCTCCCCTGGGCGAGGATgacccgcgccgaggtcacctcgcccatgggcgaggacgacccgcaccgaggtcacctcgcccatgggcgaggacgacccgtgccgaggtcacctcgcccatgagCGAGGACAacccgcgccgaggtcacctctCCCATGGGTGAGGACGACCCACGCCCGGGGACGACCCGCACGTGGCCACCTCGCCCGTGTGGGTTGGGACGACCCGCGCCGTGGCCACCTCGCCCGTGGGCGAGGACGtcccgcgccgaggtcacctaGCCCGTGGGtgaggacgacccgcaccgaggtcatctcgcccatgggcgaggaccgaCTTTCTGTCCCCAAACCGTGCATCCTCTTCTAAGTTCCCGTAACACAATCCTCGGGCCCTTGGACGCAATACCCATGTCTCGTCTCGCTTAGGATTATCAAAGAAAGACTTCgggaaaagttataaaaacttGGTCGTCGAAATGGATTCCTACCTGCCGTATAAAACGACTATGGTTAGCTTGAACACCAGTTGCCTTAACTATACGGGGAATTGGAATCCTTTCGGAAAAACCAACGGCTGTTTCTTaagaaaaatcgtaaaaacgtctAAGTCCCAAAACGGCCCAAAAGGGGCCTGAACCGCGGCTAAACGGCCCCGAATCCATTGCCAGCGGACAGCCCGACTCTTGAAACGGTCGTCGTTCCAATTGAAGCCCCAACGGCTGAAGTAACCAGAACGATCCCATCCAGCGAGTATGAACACTCGCAGAAACAAGCAAAACTACGAGATgacttgatcctcgaaagaggtacgtaggcagcttgtcatatcaacaagttcagctatccccctcgtTAAaaaagagggggggggggggtgagtGGGTACGtttactcgtatactcccataaAGTCTGAAATATCCATGAATGTACTCgatattttcgaaactttttCAATAAATTCTACCTTCTTACGACCTTACAATTCACTTGCAATAAGTCACAGTAATCTAAGGTTGGCCTAAGAAACGCCCAAGATAAGGGCATACCGTCTAAGCAGTCCTTGGACGAAAACTAATTTCCTACATAACTCACACATACTCATGGTCAAGCAAGACCGGAAAAACTCATcttcaatgaaaacaaagatTGTAGCCATCTCACAGCAAAAGACATATCTTCAAGAAAGAGAGACGTCGCAAATATTTCTCGAAAGATATAATCCAAATACACAGTCCATCCGTGACTCTAAAAACACAAAATGCCCGTGGATTGACCCCGAGGGACAAGTCCAAAACGTTCTCTaaaaaagaactcgtagtcaaacctttcataaaaactaaaggttctcttacatccgacaaggataccatagcgcgctatacaagaaaatcctaaattttggtcagcacacCAGACGTTCTCTGGAGAGTGCTCGATTCTTTCcacacaagtcatataagccggcgcCCAGTCGCAGACATTAATCGGAaagaatcaggtagaaatcgcaaaaCAAAAGCTGATTAGTCGTCGCATAGTCATagagccgaaagtaaacctaggtttTGCCCTAAACCCAATCCTACTGGTCcattaacatctcaaggcatgatatcgaaactgatacgagatcttaaaacatTTCTCATCGTCCACATCTAAAATGCTCACGAAACTTCGTAAAACTCCTAAACGTTTTCGAATACCCTCGAAAGAGCAAACGAACGGAACGACAAATtaagagttaagatacgaagtgactactcgtGTCTTTCCCTCGacacttggcagaagtataaactaaaacccATAGAATGCTAAAAGAACAttcgttatatataaaaaggccGCAGAGCGGctgggattcaaagccaccaacggccagttcCGCATACATAGTCAAATGACCTTGCAAGGCCATAGCACCCTAAAATAACAAACAGCCACACTCGGCCAAAAACACCACACGAAATCTTGAGATAAAGGCAAAGGGAAAACAATCCCGACGACCTTCAGAGATCAAGGTCAAGATACCCGGACATCGAGACTCCAAATGAGTCCGCAGGCTGATCTACTTCTCCTCCCTCATCCGCAGCATCGGTTCCCACTTCCGTCGTGTCCTCCGAAACCTCGATGGGTTCCCAAAGCTCTCGGATCCTCCCCTCGATTGGAGGAACCATCGACTAGGCCTGGGCGCACCCATCCATGAGGaatgagaagagagaaaagagaaatcaGCGTTCTGCGACTTCCAAAGGGTACCAACCAAACCGCGGCATTCGCGGAAGTCACCCACGTAGTCTTGAGCGTCCTTGAAACTCCTGAACTCAACATCAAACAATGTAGCTCTCCTCGCTAACTCAGCAGCAATCTTCCTCCTCCCTTTCCTCTCCGCACGAATGAGAGCTCGGGAATGGGACTCAGCCTGTCTGCGCTCTCTTTCCGCAACCTTGTTCTGAAAACGGATGAATTTCCTCTCAATCTCTTCGGCCTTGAAGTGCGAAAGACGGGCCTCTCTGAAACTTCTGTCAAGCGTTGAATTAAAGACTCGCATTCCCTACACGAATCAAGGGTCATACATGGAAGCAACAAACGAAGActcgcaaaaaaaaataattttccagAGACTAAAACCTCGTTGATCAACCGAGAACCTTCCGCGACCACTTCTCTCTTCGACGCTTCATCCAGTAACGCTGGAGTAGTAAAACTGGGAGGAAGGTTGGAAAAGAAGTCATCCGGAAGAGGAGCCTCGCTGGTTCCACTCCCATCACTCGGGGTGAAACCCGGGTTCCATCCGGGTAGCAGAAGATCTTCTGAGACAAATTTCTGTCTTCGAGAGCGATTCCCTTATCCTTTCGGGGCCTAACTCTCTCCCTCTGATCGGGAACAGCGTCGGGGTGTGGCTCGTCCATGTCCGATGCACGTAAAGGTCGGGAGATGCCTCGCGATCGGTAGGGCGCCACTGCATTCCGATCCTGTCTAATGTGAAGGAATCCCAAAAGAACGGATCATTGCGGAGAAGATCGCGCTTAGCAAACAGGTTCGGGGGATCGCGGGGAGGATACTGttcgctacaaaaaaaaatatgttagatGCCTCCGGGTATCTATACGAACCAAATTTCCAACCATCGTACCACGATGAAAGTTCCATTTGCCACAGAACAAGGGGAGACAGTTCTCCCCGACGGATGCGCCATCGATTCAAACATAGAAAAAACGCTCGAACCATCCCTTGCCATTTGAAGTATGCCCCTGGATTATCGACATATGTCTCTTAGGAGCCATGCGGTATGAGTAGTCAATCGAGGTCTTTCGTGTCGACCATAGCCCTTCAAAGTCGTCAGGGCTGAGGTCCATTCTgagctcgtagctcaggatcaaCACGCCAAGAAAGTTTTGCAACGCCGCAACGTTTAGCTGACTGATCTACAGCTCAAAACGGTCGAGTGCGCGGACGATGGCCTCAGGAATCAGGAACCACATGCGACAACGTGTCAGGAAAGCTTCGTAGCATGTGAAGAAACCCTCTGGGGGATCCTCCGCACTCTCCCCATGCAACAGGACTCGAAACACAACCCCGCTAGGAACTCTGTAAAACTCCCGAAGGGTCTTAAGATGGCGGGAGAGGTCCTGCTCGGAAGGGTAGGATCAAGCTGCGTCGCGGGTCTTGTGGGATAGAAGACTTCGGGCGGAGGAGTTATCGAACCGCATAAAGCGTCCCAGTACgcttccttctcttcttgctCGACCTCAAATTTCTCTTTGGGAACAATCTCCTCATTGGTACAAGGATTGCCAGAAGATGATTGAGGGGAAGTCTTTTTCTTAGAGGATCTCTTTCTTGAActcatttttttaaagacaAAAACTTTGACACaaaggtaaagagagagaggataaaAGAAATTTCTACCTTGGAGAAATTTTCTTGTGAAGAGAGTTAACGaagactttaaaaaaaaacttactccaCCTATATATAGGAAAAAAATGGTACTATTCATTCTCGGACTTTCGGTAAACGATTACGTCTAATTCCATCAAAACAAGTCATACCGCAAGCTAGGACCTCACACCCAGGTCCGCGGATCCTAGCTAGCTGGGggggggggctaactgttggggtcaaaaccggtcacaacggaatcaatgcctgaaagttCCCAGAAAACCAACTCTCGATCAATCCTTGAAAACTAGACATTCCCGAAAAACGGTTAATCAAGTAAAAGACAGTTTTTCGCGGATGCGAACCGACGAATGTCGAGAAGAGGATCAGTCTGGATGAGGTCTCGATCGTAAGCGAGGACCATCTCAACTGAGGTCACCTCGCCCCTGGGCGAGGATGACCCGCAccaaggtcacctcgcccatgggcgaggacgaccctcaccgaggtcacctcgcccatgggcgaggacgacccgcgtcGAGTTCAcgtcgcccatgggcgaggacgacccgcgccgaggtcacTTCGCCCATGGGAGAGGACGACCCGTGCCGAGGTCACCTCTCCCACGGGCGAGGATgacccgcgccgaggtcacctcagccatgggcgaggacgactcgcaccgaggtcacctcgcctgTGGACGAGGATGACCCGCACCAAGGTCatctcgcccatgggcgaggaccgaCCTCGGGTACCGAAACCGTGCATCCTCGTCTAAGTTACCGTAACACAATCCTCGGGCCCTTGGACGCAATACCAATGTCTCGTCTCGCTTAGTATTATCAAAGAAAGACTTCgggaaaatttataaaaacttggTCGCAGAAATGGATTCCTGCCTGCCGTAAAAAACGACTATGGTTAGCTTGAACACCAGTTGCCTTAACTATACGGAGAATTGGAATCCTTTCGGAAAAACCAACTGCTGTTTCTTAggaaaaattgtaaaaacgtCTAAGTCCCAAAACGGCCCAAAAGGGGTCTGAACCACGGCTAAacggcccacttacgattttagaaCAGGATTGAGCCTAAGGCTGATATGACGGTCTATTTTTTATTCGCAGGAAAACataatgtcaagtttccgaatATTATCATGAAGGGTgacgaaaaatggaaaagcCCGTCTCACGACGAATCCAGCCTAGGAAGAGGTGCAAACCGACCtagagagagtatataaggagggcttaaggcgaggagcaagagggagctttctcagagcaaacttaatacttagaggaatttaggcatttttccgtttttactaacgagctgcgactcgactaggttagaacttaggtggctagactagcgaacgtacggacagctctcgtggcgtaggatcttacctgttgttcatgctcaaacgcgaattcggaaataagacctctttgttctcttttcgctcttttacgatttattactttcgactctttcatattgattgtgttttgcgtggcccagcagataaccgggaccttcagggaaggctaggttatcttggctttcctccgattaacaaatctcgacggtgtgaattctGGTTCCCACAATGTTCTTCCATACGAAACTCTCGACTTGTATGTCTTTGATACTTGCGTAGGATTCTGCTTATACCCACTTCGAAAAGAAATCCGTAAGGACCAAAAGGAAGCGTTTctgtttttaaattgtgtaaAGGTCCGACGATTACAATGGACCATCGCATAAAGGGATACGGAGATGAAATGGATGAGAGGACCTCCGCAGGTTGATGGATGGTGGGcgcgtgcctttggcatttttttagattttcttGCGAATTTCTCGCAGTCTTTGATCATAGTTGGCCAGTAATAACCGTGGCGTTTTATTTTGACTGCAAGTGACCTTCCACCGGAGTGGTTTCCGCACGATCCAGAGTGGACCTCTTCCATCACTTTTCTCGCTTTCTCTCCCTCGGCGCAGGTCATGAGTgggccggagaatctccatttgtagatttctcCCTCTACCGTTAAATATCGTGCGGCTTGGGTTTTAATTTTGCGTGCCGCCCATTTCTCGGCGGGGAGCGTTCCGTCGGCTATGTAGGCTCGGATCGGCTCTAGCCATGGGCTGTCGCAACTGTATTCCGGCTGATCCATCTTTCCTTCTTGTGGATCTTTGATTTCCTCCGTATCTTCGATTTGTCCCCAAATCAGATTGGCGATCACCGGCggtccgatgctcggatgttCAATGAATTCCATGGGGATTACCCGTTTTAGTCCTGGATCCGAGCTTGACGCGAGCGCGGCCAAGGCATCTGCCTGGGTGTTTTCCGAGCGAGGAATTCTAGTGAGGGCGAAGTGGTTGAAGTCTTGGGCCATGTCCTGGACGAGTTTTAGATATGCGTCCATTCTTTCGTCCCTTGCCTCGTATTCTCCGCTGTATTGATTTGCGACTAACTGAgaatcgcagtaagcgtggatgttGCAAATCTTCAGCCCATGGGCTAGTCGTAATCCTGCAATGAGTGCTTCATATTCAGCCTCGTTGTTTGAAGCATGGAATTCTAACCGAAACGACTGCCCCAAGATTTCCCCAGTGGGCGACGTGAGCCGAATCCCAATTCCAGATCCTTGTTTGGACGATGATCCACGACGTGAAGAACCCAAGTCGAATCTGGTTCCGTGTTTGTCATATCTCCCGTGGCCAATTCGACTAAGAAATCCGCCAGCACCTGAGATTTTGTGCAGGTTCTTGGGCGGTACTCGACATCGTACTCGCTCAGTTCGATTGCCCATTTCGCGAGCCGTCCTGACTGACTCGGACTGTGCAGAACCGTGCGCAGGGCAAAGGTGGTGAGAATCACTATGGTATAAGATTGGAAATATGGCCTGAGCTTTCTCGCCGATGTTACAACAGCGAATGCTAGTTTTTCCATCAAGTCGTCCAGCAAGGTTTTACATATGTAAAAGATTGGTTTTTGTTCACCGCGTTCTTCTCTGATAAAAACGCCACTTACTGCTGTTGCGGAGACCGTGATGTATAAGAATAGAGGTTCTCCCTCTACTGGTTTTGTAAGAACAGGAGGAGTGGCCAGgtaacgcttcagctgttggaaagccTTTTCtcactcttccgaccattcgaactTTTTGTTCCCTTTCAACGTGTCGTAGAGAGGCAGGCACTTGTCCGTCGAACGTGAGATGAAACGGTTCAAAGCTTCGACCCTTCCGGTTAGCCTTTGGACTTCTCGTTTTGTCTTTGGTGAGACCATTTCTATCAGTGCATTTATCTGTTTGGGGTTAGCCTCGATCCCGCGACACGTGACCAGATAACCGAGAAACTCTCCTGATGCGACTGCGAACCTACATTTTGTCGGGTTTAGTTTCATGTTATGTAGGTTCAGCCTTGCGAAGCACTCTTCCAAGTGGGATACGTGGTCATGTTTGTCAAGGGATTTCACGAGCATGTCATCGATGTACTCTTCCATAGTCTTTCCGAGCTGTTCGGAGAACAATCGATTGACAAGTCGCTGGTAAGTAGCACCCGCATTCTTGAGACCGAAAGGCATTACCTTATAGCAATACGTTCCACGGTCGGTGATGAATGcggtcttctcgcgatcgtcgggattcatcatgATTTGATTGTACTCGGGGAAGGCGTCCATGAATGATAAAAGTTCGTTCCCTGCTGTTGCTTCGACCAGTCGGTCAATGTGCGGAAGTGGGAAGCAAtcttttggacaggccttgttgAGATCGGTGAAGTCGACGCATACTCGCCATTTgcagtttttctttttgaccacGACAGAATTGGCGAGCCAATCCGGGTATCTGACTTCTATTATTGACCCTACTTTGAGGAGTTTCTTAACTTCCTCGTTTACCGCGGTAGCACGCTCTGGTCCTAGCTTCcgtctttttttgttttacggGTTTGTAGGTCGGGTCAATGTTGAgttcgtgacatgttatgtcgATGTCGATTCCTGGCATATCCTCCGCGGCCCAAGCGAACGTATcgaggttctttttaagacaagCCATGAGCTCTATTCTCAATGGTTCGCAGAGGttggctccgatctcgacgCATCGTTCTGGGCGGGATTCGTCGAGACAGACCGAGATTACCGGTTCGCAAGTTGGTTCGCGCTTCCCTTCTAGAGCTTCGACCCTCTGTGACTGCCAGAAGAGTTCCGAGTCTTTTTCTGGGGCGCCCTCGTCGAGAGTcagctttcttttcttcttgtggGAAGCTTCGATCGCaaagttctttctttttaactcAACGGCGAAACATAGTTGTGACATCCTGTGGTCTCCTTGAATTGTTTCGACTCCATGAGGGGTCGGAAATTTAAGGCATAGGTGGAATGTCGATGAGATCGCTCTCATGGAATTCAGCCATGGAGTTCCAATGATTACATTGTATGATGTTGGGCGATCGACGACCAAGAATTCCGTGATTTTTACGACGCTCCCAGCTTTAACCAAGAGGTTGATTGAGCCGAGGGTCATAGTAGCGTCTCCTGAGAGTCCAAAAATTGGACTGGGACCTTCCGTGATGGCGCACAGGTTGATTTCCATTCTCTCGAGGGTGCTTTTATAGATAATGTTGGCCGAGCATCCGGTGTCGACCAACACTCTTGCTACGTCGATGTCCTGGATGGTCAGTTCGATGACAAGGAGATGGTTGTGAGGTTTGACCTGGTCGGCCGTTGCTCTGTCCTTGAAAGAGACGACATCGTGAGCTACTGGAGCGGACATCTTGTATCTTTAATCGTTTGTGATTTTTGAGTTAGAAAATTCgacccccccctccttctagcgccaaactgtgggaaccagaATTCACACCATCGATTTTAATGAATAAGTATGGAGGAAAACCAAGAAAACCCGATTTTCCCTGAAGGTCTGAATTCTCTGCGTAATCACTTTCAGAGCGTAAAAAGATAGATagcaagataaagataaatagTCGCTCGGAAGcgttttattaatgaaatagtATGAATACATGACTTCTCCGAGAAGagtagagatatgctaactaGACAAAAACAGAACAGAAAGGCGGCAAAACGTTCTAAGCCTTGCCTtgctagtctaaccacctaagttctaagttccctaagctagcaggagttctctaagtctaaattctcGGATCCCTTTTCTTCTGGTCCAGCTCTCCTTATATAGTTGTTTTAGGTCGGTGGCCCATTTACTCCTTTGCCTTTGGGCCCAAGTTTATCTCTTTTgagaatattccatttttcgtcgATCTTTGTAGTTATCTTCGATTCTTGatatttatcttcggaaacttaaCGTTTATCCTACTTCCGCGAGTTaggataaaccgtcataactcCCATTGGGCTCGGGTCCCTTCTAAATCGTAGATCAGCCTCTAGACACGTTTAGATCCTCTCGGGCCGTTTTTAGGCCTTCGGGCTTTTCTACGATTTTAGTCGTAAAACTTCGAGAGTAACTCCGATCGAGATGAAACGAGAGGTATAAGATCCAAAAGTCGGATATCACAACTATACGGAGGACACGAGAGTCGAAAAGAGTCGGACTGGCCAGGATTGGATTGTCCTCGCCCTAGGGCGAGGTGAACCGGGCACGGATCGTCCTTGCCCATGGGCGTGGTGACCGTGGtgctggtcgtcctcgcccatgggcgaggtgaccgtggttctggtcgtcctcgcccatgggcgaggtgaccttgtGAGAACGGTCCGGCTCTCGGGTCTTGACCTGTCTCTTTTCGTACCGATCTTTCCGGAGACCCTCGTCCATAAGTATTTGTATTCTTCCGATTTTTCTTTCGAGAAGTCTTTCGTGAAGAATTTactaaaatgataattttagcCGTTGATTTTGAgataaccgttttcgaccccaacaagaGTGTTTGATTATATTTCTATGATGTTTATGTATAAgctcttatatttttatagccCAAAATATTGTAGGATCTCTAActggctacacatagttttcaTTTCCGACATAATAGACATGTATCTTTTGATAGTAGTAGTATGCTTGCATGTTGAGTTTCGTagttttgaaacttttgttataTGAGCTAATGAAAGCTATACCTGTTGTGAAATTCCAACGAAGTAAACTAGTCAACCTTAAGGTCCAATGAGTAAAAGAAATTCTCATTCATTAGACTTCAACGTGACGAACAAAGAGATCATTAGAGTGGAAGCGGAAGGTGGATCAGATTTCCTTTCCACGACTCTGATGCATTCTCGATATAAGATACATGAAGTCAATATTGCATTCTCATTTCTTTAACTTGATTCGACTACACTCTTTAGTTCAAGGGGATTCCTTACAAACGAGACAAGTGTCCTTATCCACGTCACTAATCATGATACAAGAAATCATGGAATCTATTTGTGATATGGATTTGATGAGGTATTGCATTCATTCAGGGAGAGAGCGCAAGTGATGTTTTGTTTTGATCAAAATGACTATTGGGCTAGAGCTGGTCTTATTGGCCCAAAAAGCAGATTACTTtttaaacttaaattatatAGGTAGATAGATGTAAATGATTGAATATGATTAGTAGTAGTCTGATTAAGAAGCTTAGCTGTATTTAGTAAAGCGCCAGGAGGCAAGGGTAAAAAGGTCATTTAAAGaataagaaaatgataaaaggaaAGGAGACGAAGAAAGAAAGAGCAGTTGGTGAAGAGGAAGACGCGGAGATACCTCTCCCTATAATCTATTTCTTGTACGCAAGAAACACTCTCCCGAAAGATCCTCCTCTTAAACTAAATCTCTCCCCGCCCCGCCCCGGCTAAAAAGATTCAATTTTGAGCAAAACCCCTTTTGTGTCATCAAGGATGAAGCGACAAGTCGGCGGAGGAGGAGTACAGC includes:
- the LOC106393199 gene encoding uncharacterized protein LOC106393199, which encodes MSAPVAHDVVSFKDRATADQVKPHNHLLVIELTIQDIDVARVLVDTGCSANIIYKSTLERMEINLCAITEGPSPIFGLSGDATMTLGSINLLVKAGSVVKITEFLVVDRPTSYNVIIGTPWLNSMRAISSTFHLCLKFPTPHGVETIQGDHRMSQLCFAVELKRKNFAIEASHKKKRKLTLDEGAPEKDSELFWQSQRVEALEGKREPTCEPVISVCLDESRPERCVEIGANLCEPLRIELMACLKKNLDTFAWAAEDMPGIDIDITCHELNIDPTYKPVKQKKTEARTRACYRGKRGS